A stretch of the Sorangium aterium genome encodes the following:
- a CDS encoding Tc toxin subunit A-related protein: MKKYKLSGRVVRAKTERGVGSVRVEAWDSAEVTTDLVAVAVTNQTGDFEISLDQAAVDRHFQGRKPLIALRVFSPGAEEYVTRYTQWKVSPTPATVRIEVDLALTSTRRAPAQSVVRGIVRNEQGATVANATVRAYDVRLTSEIEIGSSATDSTGHYKISYSPLLASGKQQPDLRVIVYNGSNQELGRSALIVRAPSTAVVDLVTSQNQEDRGPSELQQLKSRTAAHTQGVVLGTLQAEQVEFVAMGTEVDRGKVEALVAADSLLTSVGVGGSADSFYPFVRMGLPATRRGLLSYPKPALRRALDEAKEAKIVGGEVSDSFVDLLTQAAVDLAMGAPPAGATCSLGQLVELVLSEEGYAEQFLAEYLAFDGTPEAFWAHLASLPEYQSEGSLNIPRLQLVLQLGALTRYHFPLVEELWERWQDAQFAELKDLAAYSEADWIAVLTIQRNGSPINYPADTPGATVAERRATYAKVLRRALEEAFPSKAVASAIAAVGGSELPTFFNNNPSFKLGEARIGHFIASNPGAVAGLSNPMVAVRDLKVVERLHNLTPRYEEAKVLLDAGFKSAREISIRGKPRVGAELGAALGGVEIANDIYEKAVAVSDVALALSLKFGTAFNQGSAYALPNPARRASQPAPDLATYEALFGSSDACACAHCASVYGPAAYLVDMLRFLDRYSSTITKSGSTKWTAKELLLGSAPGSTPARAGRRPDIGRIDLTCQNADTPLPYVDLVNEILVHAFVSESQAPLAFPEHIATAGTAEELAAMPNPPSGEEDWHETAYERLAETDFPFSLPYHHRHHEARVYLEHLGVPLHAFLSELRAKWSSPEAMYPEDAAAHRLGLSGRELDLIRGTWITGVTLASAWGVSVIPGGLFNVPVFLKRSGLSYDELRDMLETSVLHRFGSPAIQPANSCKIDEQSIGGLSDAAASLDILHRFLRLRLRLGWSIRELDQVLATCAPSGTDVVNGRALRVIAVIQALRADWGISLPIAALASWFGPLDTQRRDAGETPSFYEQLFQNKAVTNPVDAALALPGVASLPTATLFESHTPAILAGLRISREELSLLTASSGLGLPALVPADTSDLAPVTLAKLHRYVTFARAARLSLPDFHALYNLTTYKPLEADNPEHTLRFLDTVDRVRRSGLSPADLEVIFRARPSRRARIAATDEAINSVLDQMFGALLALRGKNGAPDSEAEAALIEDTLGAALKLDARSTHLLIADILTTGESDDVPLGSAFSLPTSPPPSLDDPSRAAQRAAYRHLARAAAVVQQLGARADEIERMFAGASPALDLDGLPRAEIDGAGGSPLFADWEKLVDFVELRSHLVGPNPSLASLFEAEPAKLAAATGWPVEDVTALLFTRGYEALDPSNAAELVSVLGLVRRAIVVLKRLGVSAQQAFDWEISMHSVDAGPAQSIVRAAKAKYSDAEWARVAPPLRDVLRERLRSTLVAYLVAKRGYEDSDDLFANLLVDVETSPAVITSRLKQAIGSVQTFVQRALMNLESGELKLPEEAAREWAWRKSYRVWEASRKVLLQTELYLDPSLRDDKSPFFKALEAELRQQDITDDTAERAFERYLDRLDEVANLEIASAFHQEEDGDDTHLPIDVLHVVGRTAAQPYKYFYRTRVDGLSWTPWEPIDLDIEGDRVLLAVVDRRPHLFWPIIEERAEPEQPMPSDTREAGKTAVTSHYIRLAWSQRRNGAWGARRMSGGSEVTLESESNTDFVSLLVERDDEQAPPGIAAMYSNTSLGTRLGHFVQSACGALEGTNFGYEIRNYNLFDPAIPYRTVWRGQHVVSRDATELVVPIKINGFAKTIPLLGSVTPFRALIPREIGSGHFKDTAAAGVSFFFKDAKSTFFADLVLTEYTEWDKATQVQPGMTAYGDIGLKFGAFAMRAGPAADEWAHRAPEETRIAHVYEDAKRYRFMSFYHPYACLFRKELQRSGVDGLLKWSLHPTEPLQRSSSDHFEETYDPDPEYVLTPYPKEEVDFSFQGAYSIYNWELFFHAPFLIALRLMQSGRHAEAQRWLHFIFDPTTGDPAPAPERFWNVRPFRENKDLASIEDELRELPASKQGAMAKLMRALLTNQGDASEKLDLAAQIEAWRKDPFNPHLVARMRPIAYQKAVVSKYIENLIAWGDQLFRRETIESLNEATQLYILAGNILGRRPVRVERKDAVTPRNYWQLEALGLGDLSDPVIGSRSRVEAESLATLIKPPHPTIHERAPDLGELYFCVPRDEALSGLWDTVADRLFKIRHSMNIEGMVRTLPLFEPPIDPMLLVQARALGVDLATVLGEASSPRLPYRFQVVLAKAAELCGAVSGLGAALLAAMEKKDGEAIARLRSGHEVELLAAVREIKAQQVKETQATVASLERSLETARLRRDHYAGLPRISAAEQGALAMSITGLELGLAAQVIAAVAPGVEATPPTTFGGAGTMGSPVALTTIGGQASGASIEAAAQALSMAAGALREGASIASTIAGYERRAEEWALQERLAAKEMQGLEKQIVAAKIRAAVAEVELRNHDRQTEQAREVLEFLRDRKRTTEELYDWMVAELSTVHYQTYTLAFDMARRAERALRFELGTADSTPAMVRFGAWDSLKQGLLAGERLQHDLRRLEAAFLEQTPREAELVKNVSLVEVAPEQLMRLRETGTCDVVLTQEVFDLDYPGHYFRRIKSVAVTIPTVTGPYAGVSCTLTLSNTRVRPPPQPPVTAQTYADTEDFRTDLVPLTGVIATSGGVNDAGLFEPNLRDERYLPFEGAGVLGTYKIELPAANNRFDIAAVSDVILHIRYTARSNGALAAAAKTYYHDHPPVRRRLFSLRSELPAEWARFMAAPSDDAVAQQLSIPLTPEMFPYAPATQKVALKSYTLYARWNGKTHYWNLNQGRLLVTMARPGAAAQESSTLNQFPLDSTGGCNTGASDKKDLPPNEQDLGTWTLSASRGAVGVIASDLRTNSRLNDTLQDIYLLCEYGFESA, from the coding sequence ATGAAAAAGTATAAACTCTCCGGTCGGGTCGTCCGAGCCAAGACCGAAAGGGGCGTCGGGAGTGTGCGTGTCGAGGCGTGGGACAGCGCGGAGGTCACCACGGATCTCGTCGCCGTCGCCGTGACCAACCAGACCGGCGATTTCGAGATATCGCTCGACCAGGCCGCCGTGGATCGCCATTTCCAGGGGCGGAAGCCGCTGATCGCGCTCCGCGTGTTCTCGCCCGGGGCCGAGGAGTACGTCACGCGCTACACGCAATGGAAGGTGTCGCCGACGCCTGCGACCGTGCGGATCGAGGTGGACCTCGCGTTGACCTCGACCAGGCGCGCTCCAGCCCAATCGGTCGTACGCGGCATCGTGCGGAACGAGCAAGGCGCGACGGTCGCGAACGCGACGGTGCGCGCCTACGACGTGAGGCTGACGTCAGAGATAGAGATCGGCTCGTCGGCGACCGATTCGACGGGTCATTACAAGATCTCGTACTCGCCCCTGCTGGCATCCGGCAAGCAACAGCCGGATCTCCGGGTGATCGTCTACAACGGGTCGAATCAGGAGCTGGGCCGCTCCGCGCTGATCGTCCGCGCCCCATCGACCGCCGTCGTCGACCTGGTCACCAGCCAGAACCAGGAAGATCGCGGCCCCTCGGAGCTGCAGCAGCTCAAGTCCCGCACCGCGGCTCATACGCAGGGGGTGGTCCTCGGAACCCTTCAGGCCGAGCAGGTCGAGTTCGTCGCGATGGGGACCGAGGTGGATCGCGGGAAGGTCGAGGCGCTCGTCGCGGCCGACTCCCTCCTGACGTCCGTCGGCGTCGGCGGGTCCGCCGATTCTTTTTACCCCTTCGTCCGCATGGGCTTGCCGGCCACCCGGCGCGGGCTCCTGTCGTACCCCAAACCCGCGCTGCGCCGCGCGCTCGACGAGGCCAAGGAAGCAAAGATCGTGGGCGGCGAAGTCAGCGATAGCTTCGTCGATCTCCTCACCCAGGCCGCCGTCGATCTCGCCATGGGGGCGCCGCCCGCGGGAGCGACCTGCAGCCTCGGTCAGCTCGTCGAGCTCGTGCTGTCCGAGGAGGGCTACGCGGAACAGTTCCTCGCCGAGTACCTGGCGTTCGATGGCACGCCGGAGGCCTTCTGGGCCCACCTCGCGTCCTTGCCCGAGTACCAGAGCGAGGGCTCGCTCAACATCCCGCGGCTCCAGCTCGTGCTGCAGCTGGGCGCGCTCACGCGCTATCACTTCCCGCTCGTCGAAGAGCTGTGGGAGCGCTGGCAGGACGCCCAGTTCGCCGAGCTCAAGGACCTCGCGGCCTACAGCGAGGCCGACTGGATCGCGGTCCTCACCATCCAGCGCAACGGCTCGCCCATCAACTACCCGGCCGACACGCCCGGAGCGACGGTGGCCGAGAGGCGCGCGACCTACGCGAAGGTCCTCCGGCGGGCCCTGGAGGAGGCGTTCCCGTCGAAGGCGGTCGCGTCCGCGATCGCCGCGGTCGGCGGGAGCGAGCTGCCCACGTTCTTCAACAACAACCCTTCGTTCAAGCTCGGCGAGGCGCGCATCGGCCACTTCATCGCGTCGAACCCGGGGGCGGTCGCGGGGCTCTCCAACCCCATGGTCGCGGTGCGCGATCTCAAGGTGGTCGAGCGGCTGCACAATCTCACACCCAGGTACGAGGAGGCGAAGGTGCTGCTCGACGCCGGGTTCAAGTCGGCGCGGGAGATCTCCATCCGCGGCAAGCCCCGGGTCGGCGCCGAGCTCGGCGCTGCCCTCGGAGGCGTCGAGATCGCGAACGACATCTACGAAAAGGCGGTCGCCGTCTCCGATGTTGCGCTCGCGCTGTCGCTCAAGTTCGGCACGGCCTTCAACCAGGGCTCGGCCTACGCCCTGCCCAACCCCGCGCGCCGCGCGAGCCAGCCGGCGCCCGATCTCGCGACGTACGAGGCGCTCTTCGGCTCCTCCGACGCGTGCGCGTGCGCGCACTGCGCCTCGGTCTACGGCCCGGCGGCGTACCTCGTCGACATGCTCCGCTTCCTCGACCGGTACAGCTCCACGATCACGAAGAGCGGCAGCACCAAGTGGACCGCGAAGGAGCTGCTCCTCGGCAGCGCGCCGGGCTCCACGCCGGCGCGCGCCGGGCGGCGCCCGGACATCGGCCGGATCGACCTCACCTGCCAGAACGCCGATACGCCGCTGCCGTACGTGGATCTGGTGAACGAGATCCTCGTCCACGCCTTCGTGAGCGAGAGCCAGGCGCCGCTCGCCTTCCCGGAGCACATCGCGACCGCCGGCACCGCCGAGGAGCTCGCGGCCATGCCGAACCCGCCCAGCGGCGAGGAGGACTGGCACGAGACGGCTTACGAGCGCCTGGCGGAAACCGACTTCCCCTTCAGCTTGCCGTATCACCACCGGCACCACGAGGCGCGCGTCTATCTCGAGCACCTCGGCGTGCCCCTGCACGCATTCCTGAGCGAGCTGAGGGCGAAGTGGTCCAGCCCGGAGGCCATGTATCCCGAGGACGCGGCCGCCCATCGGCTCGGGCTTTCAGGGCGCGAGCTCGATCTGATCCGCGGCACCTGGATCACGGGCGTGACCCTGGCGAGCGCCTGGGGCGTCTCCGTGATCCCCGGCGGGCTGTTCAACGTGCCGGTGTTCCTCAAGCGCTCGGGGCTGTCCTACGACGAGCTGCGCGACATGCTCGAGACGTCCGTGCTCCATCGCTTCGGATCGCCGGCGATCCAGCCGGCGAATAGCTGCAAGATCGACGAGCAGAGCATCGGCGGCCTGAGCGATGCCGCGGCCTCGCTGGACATCTTGCACCGCTTCCTGCGGCTCCGGCTGCGCCTCGGCTGGTCGATTCGCGAGCTCGATCAGGTGCTGGCCACGTGCGCGCCCAGCGGCACCGACGTCGTGAACGGCCGCGCGCTGCGCGTGATTGCGGTGATCCAGGCGCTGCGCGCCGACTGGGGCATCTCGCTGCCGATCGCGGCGCTCGCGAGCTGGTTCGGGCCGCTCGACACCCAGCGCCGCGACGCCGGCGAGACGCCCTCGTTCTACGAGCAGCTCTTCCAGAACAAGGCCGTGACCAACCCGGTCGACGCCGCGCTCGCGCTGCCGGGGGTCGCCAGCCTCCCGACCGCCACCCTGTTCGAGTCCCACACGCCCGCGATCCTCGCCGGCCTGCGCATCAGCCGGGAGGAGCTGTCGCTGCTCACCGCGAGCTCGGGGCTCGGGCTGCCCGCGCTCGTCCCGGCGGACACCTCTGACCTCGCGCCGGTGACGCTCGCGAAGCTCCACCGCTACGTGACCTTTGCGCGGGCGGCGCGGCTGTCGTTGCCCGATTTCCACGCGCTCTACAACCTGACCACCTACAAGCCGCTCGAGGCCGACAACCCCGAGCATACGCTGCGCTTCCTGGACACTGTCGATCGCGTGCGGCGCTCGGGGCTGTCGCCCGCCGACCTCGAGGTCATCTTCCGGGCGCGGCCGTCCCGGCGCGCGCGGATCGCTGCGACCGACGAGGCCATCAACTCCGTGCTCGACCAGATGTTCGGCGCGCTGCTGGCGCTGCGAGGCAAGAACGGCGCCCCGGACAGCGAGGCCGAGGCGGCCCTCATCGAGGACACGCTCGGCGCGGCGCTGAAGCTGGACGCGCGATCGACACACCTGCTCATCGCGGACATCCTCACGACGGGCGAGTCCGACGACGTGCCGCTCGGCAGCGCGTTCTCGCTGCCCACCTCGCCGCCGCCGTCGCTCGACGACCCCAGCCGCGCCGCACAGCGCGCCGCCTACCGGCACCTGGCCAGGGCCGCGGCGGTCGTGCAGCAGCTCGGTGCGCGCGCCGACGAGATCGAGCGGATGTTCGCCGGCGCGTCGCCGGCGCTCGACCTCGACGGGCTGCCGCGCGCCGAGATCGACGGCGCCGGCGGCTCGCCGTTGTTCGCGGACTGGGAGAAGCTCGTGGATTTCGTCGAGCTCCGCTCCCACCTCGTCGGGCCGAACCCGTCGCTGGCGAGCCTGTTCGAGGCCGAGCCCGCGAAGCTGGCCGCCGCCACGGGCTGGCCCGTGGAGGACGTCACGGCGCTGCTCTTCACCCGTGGCTACGAGGCGCTCGATCCGAGCAACGCCGCGGAGCTGGTCTCGGTCCTCGGGCTCGTGCGCCGCGCGATCGTGGTGCTGAAGCGGCTCGGCGTTTCGGCCCAGCAGGCGTTCGACTGGGAGATCTCGATGCACTCGGTCGACGCCGGGCCTGCCCAGAGCATCGTCCGGGCCGCGAAGGCGAAGTACTCCGACGCCGAGTGGGCGCGGGTGGCGCCGCCGCTGCGCGACGTGCTGCGCGAGCGGCTCCGCTCGACGCTGGTGGCGTACCTCGTGGCGAAGCGGGGATACGAGGACAGCGACGACCTGTTCGCCAACCTGCTCGTGGACGTCGAGACGAGCCCGGCGGTGATCACCTCGCGCCTGAAGCAGGCCATCGGCTCGGTGCAGACGTTCGTGCAGCGCGCGCTCATGAACCTGGAGTCGGGAGAGCTGAAGCTCCCGGAGGAGGCGGCGCGCGAGTGGGCGTGGCGGAAGAGCTACCGCGTCTGGGAGGCGAGCCGCAAGGTGCTCCTCCAGACCGAGCTGTACCTCGACCCGTCGCTGCGCGACGACAAGTCGCCGTTCTTCAAGGCTCTGGAGGCCGAGCTCCGGCAGCAGGACATCACCGACGACACCGCGGAGCGCGCGTTCGAGCGGTACCTGGACAGGCTCGACGAGGTCGCGAACCTCGAGATCGCGAGCGCGTTCCACCAGGAGGAGGACGGCGACGACACGCACCTTCCGATCGACGTGCTCCACGTCGTCGGCCGCACCGCGGCCCAGCCGTACAAGTATTTCTACCGCACGCGGGTGGACGGGCTGTCCTGGACTCCCTGGGAGCCCATCGATCTCGACATCGAGGGGGACAGGGTCCTGCTCGCCGTGGTGGATCGTCGGCCACACCTCTTCTGGCCGATCATCGAGGAGCGCGCCGAGCCGGAGCAGCCGATGCCGAGCGACACGCGCGAGGCGGGCAAGACGGCGGTGACGAGCCATTACATCCGCCTCGCATGGAGCCAGCGCCGCAACGGCGCGTGGGGTGCGCGCCGGATGAGCGGCGGCTCGGAGGTGACGCTGGAGTCGGAATCCAATACGGATTTTGTCTCGCTGCTCGTGGAGCGCGACGACGAGCAGGCTCCGCCCGGGATCGCGGCGATGTATAGCAACACCTCCTTGGGCACTCGCCTCGGACACTTCGTGCAGAGCGCTTGCGGTGCGCTCGAGGGCACCAACTTCGGCTACGAGATCCGGAACTACAATCTTTTCGATCCGGCAATTCCCTACAGGACCGTCTGGCGGGGGCAGCACGTGGTGTCGAGGGATGCGACAGAGCTGGTCGTTCCGATCAAGATCAACGGCTTCGCGAAGACCATCCCGCTGCTCGGCAGCGTCACCCCGTTCCGCGCGCTCATTCCGCGCGAGATCGGCAGCGGGCACTTCAAAGACACCGCCGCGGCAGGCGTGTCGTTCTTCTTCAAGGACGCGAAGTCGACGTTCTTCGCCGATCTCGTCCTGACCGAGTACACCGAGTGGGATAAGGCCACGCAGGTTCAGCCCGGGATGACGGCGTACGGCGACATCGGCCTGAAATTCGGCGCGTTCGCCATGCGCGCGGGGCCGGCGGCGGACGAGTGGGCGCACAGGGCGCCCGAGGAGACGCGCATCGCGCACGTCTACGAAGACGCGAAGCGATACCGCTTCATGTCCTTCTACCACCCCTACGCCTGCCTGTTCCGGAAGGAGCTGCAGCGCTCGGGCGTGGACGGGCTGCTCAAGTGGTCGCTCCACCCGACCGAGCCGCTCCAGCGCAGCTCCAGCGACCACTTCGAGGAGACGTACGACCCTGATCCCGAGTACGTGCTCACGCCGTATCCGAAGGAGGAGGTCGACTTCTCGTTCCAGGGCGCTTACTCGATCTACAACTGGGAGCTGTTCTTCCACGCGCCGTTCCTGATCGCCCTCCGGCTGATGCAGAGCGGCCGGCACGCCGAGGCGCAGCGCTGGCTCCACTTCATCTTCGACCCGACCACCGGCGATCCGGCCCCGGCGCCCGAGCGCTTCTGGAACGTGCGGCCGTTCCGCGAGAACAAGGATCTCGCCTCGATCGAGGACGAGCTCCGGGAGCTGCCGGCCTCGAAGCAGGGCGCGATGGCCAAGCTGATGCGCGCGCTCCTGACGAACCAGGGTGACGCGTCGGAGAAGCTCGATCTCGCCGCGCAGATCGAGGCGTGGCGGAAGGACCCGTTCAATCCGCACCTCGTCGCGCGGATGCGGCCGATCGCCTACCAGAAGGCGGTGGTGTCGAAGTACATCGAGAACCTGATCGCGTGGGGCGATCAGCTGTTCCGGCGCGAGACCATCGAGTCGCTCAACGAGGCGACGCAGCTGTACATCCTCGCCGGCAACATCCTCGGCCGGCGCCCGGTGCGCGTCGAGCGGAAGGACGCGGTGACGCCGCGGAACTACTGGCAGCTCGAGGCGCTCGGGCTCGGAGACCTCTCCGACCCGGTGATCGGGTCGCGGTCCCGCGTCGAGGCCGAGAGCCTCGCGACCCTGATCAAGCCGCCGCACCCCACGATCCACGAGCGGGCGCCTGACCTCGGAGAGCTGTACTTCTGCGTGCCCCGCGACGAGGCGCTCTCGGGGCTGTGGGACACGGTCGCCGATCGGCTCTTCAAGATCCGACACTCGATGAACATCGAGGGCATGGTCCGGACGCTGCCCTTGTTCGAGCCGCCCATCGATCCGATGCTGCTCGTGCAGGCCAGGGCGCTCGGCGTGGATCTCGCGACGGTGCTCGGCGAGGCGAGCTCCCCGCGGCTCCCCTACCGCTTCCAGGTGGTGCTCGCCAAGGCGGCGGAGCTCTGCGGCGCGGTCTCCGGGCTCGGCGCCGCGCTGCTCGCCGCCATGGAGAAGAAGGACGGCGAGGCGATCGCGCGGCTCCGCTCCGGCCACGAGGTCGAGCTCCTCGCGGCGGTGCGCGAGATCAAGGCGCAGCAGGTCAAGGAGACCCAGGCGACCGTCGCCTCGCTGGAGCGGTCGCTCGAGACGGCGCGGCTCCGCCGCGACCACTACGCGGGCTTGCCGCGGATCAGCGCTGCGGAGCAGGGCGCGCTGGCCATGAGCATCACGGGCTTGGAGCTCGGGCTCGCGGCGCAGGTGATCGCCGCCGTCGCCCCCGGCGTCGAGGCGACCCCGCCGACGACGTTCGGCGGCGCGGGCACGATGGGGAGCCCGGTGGCCCTCACCACGATCGGCGGGCAGGCCTCGGGCGCGTCGATCGAGGCGGCGGCACAGGCGCTCTCCATGGCCGCCGGCGCGCTGCGCGAGGGCGCGTCGATCGCGTCCACGATCGCCGGCTACGAGCGGCGCGCCGAGGAGTGGGCGCTGCAGGAGCGGCTCGCGGCGAAGGAGATGCAGGGGCTGGAGAAGCAGATCGTCGCCGCGAAGATCCGCGCCGCGGTGGCCGAGGTGGAGCTCAGGAACCACGATCGGCAGACCGAGCAGGCGCGCGAGGTGCTCGAGTTCCTCCGGGACAGGAAGCGCACGACCGAGGAGCTGTACGACTGGATGGTGGCGGAGCTGTCGACCGTCCACTACCAGACGTACACGCTGGCCTTCGACATGGCGAGGCGCGCGGAGCGGGCGCTCCGGTTCGAGCTCGGCACGGCCGACAGCACGCCCGCGATGGTGCGCTTCGGCGCCTGGGACAGCCTGAAGCAGGGCCTGCTCGCGGGCGAGCGGCTCCAGCACGACCTCCGCCGCCTGGAGGCCGCGTTCCTGGAGCAGACGCCGCGAGAGGCGGAGCTCGTCAAGAACGTCTCGCTCGTCGAGGTCGCGCCCGAGCAGCTCATGCGGCTGCGCGAGACCGGCACCTGTGACGTCGTGCTGACGCAGGAGGTGTTCGATCTCGATTACCCGGGTCACTACTTCCGGCGCATCAAGTCGGTCGCCGTCACGATACCGACCGTGACCGGCCCGTACGCGGGCGTGAGCTGCACGCTCACGCTGAGCAACACGCGCGTGCGCCCGCCGCCGCAGCCGCCGGTGACCGCCCAGACCTATGCGGACACCGAGGACTTCCGGACGGATCTCGTGCCGCTGACGGGCGTGATCGCGACCAGCGGAGGGGTGAACGACGCGGGCCTGTTCGAGCCGAACCTGCGCGACGAGCGGTATCTCCCCTTCGAGGGCGCGGGCGTGCTCGGCACCTACAAGATCGAGCTGCCCGCGGCGAACAACCGCTTCGACATCGCGGCGGTGAGCGATGTGATCCTGCACATCCGGTACACGGCGCGCTCGAACGGCGCCCTCGCGGCCGCGGCGAAGACGTATTACCACGACCACCCCCCGGTGCGGCGCCGGCTCTTCAGCCTGCGGTCCGAGCTGCCGGCCGAGTGGGCCCGGTTCATGGCGGCGCCGTCGGATGACGCCGTGGCACAGCAGCTCTCCATCCCGCTCACGCCGGAGATGTTCCCCTACGCCCCGGCGACGCAGAAGGTCGCGCTGAAGAGCTACACGCTCTATGCGCGGTGGAACGGGAAGACGCATTATTGGAATTTGAACCAGGGTAGGCTCCTGGTGACGATGGCGCGGCCAGGCGCCGCGGCGCAGGAATCGTCCACGCTCAACCAGTTCCCGCTGGACAGCACCGGCGGCTGCAACACGGGGGCCAGTGACAAGAAGGATCTGCCGCCGAACGAGCAGGATCTCGGCACCTGGACGCTCAGCGCGAGCCGGGGTGCGGTGGGCGTGATCGCGAGCGACCTCCGCACGAACAGCCGGCTCAACGACACGCTCCAGGACATCTACCTGCTCTGTGAGTACGGCTTCGAGTCGGCGTGA
- a CDS encoding M23 family metallopeptidase, with the protein MIAPLRPLRPLRPRSAALASLIATAALALALALSTRAAAADPFSYRPAGELLPGSGEGRVDDVVYAPSMRFPLEEGPAFANSQVYGKGGSAGPAGGQCDADNYAYPWRDNYCELRSWDMPLCPSGTGHQGQDVRPATCEAGRHWVVAVVDGTITSVGSYSVYLTGEDGTRYDYLHMSDVQVSPGQDVSRGERIGRVSNVFGGTPTTIHLHFNVRQSVSGVGVVFVPPYTSLVASYEALLNKPPEGALETAGCSGIAGWARDPDAESAPGDARLYFDVPATEAGAEGYSFPADLRRDDLCEPLGSCTHGFEAPMPLSLLGGEHAVHAYGVDALSGEEVELEGSPRALECPLDLPSGVRRPLGGDGALGAWGFSRFWDVASAPDAALQALPEGDAFPSSPLLVRGDDGAASLWLIDGAERRAVPDDEVAGAWNLDPDGAVVWPAARLAALPLGPALRPRPFLVQGSGPLYVIDAPPLPGEAGGAGAGGAGEAGSGGAPAGGDVEEGAPGTNVGVHGQLRCECGAAGAGAAGSAGAGWQLGLFAAALGAARTRRRSARRASAPREGRPAQPSWILIPGIDRSGLASSTREPSR; encoded by the coding sequence ATGATCGCGCCGCTCCGCCCGCTCCGCCCGCTCCGCCCCCGCTCCGCCGCGCTGGCCTCGCTGATCGCGACAGCCGCGCTCGCGCTCGCTCTCGCGCTCTCGACGCGCGCCGCCGCGGCCGATCCGTTCTCGTACCGCCCGGCCGGCGAGCTCCTTCCAGGCTCGGGAGAGGGGCGCGTCGACGACGTCGTGTATGCCCCCTCCATGCGCTTTCCGCTCGAGGAGGGCCCGGCGTTCGCCAACTCCCAGGTCTACGGCAAAGGCGGGAGCGCGGGCCCTGCCGGTGGACAGTGCGACGCGGACAACTACGCCTATCCGTGGCGCGACAACTACTGCGAGCTGCGCTCGTGGGATATGCCTCTCTGCCCCTCCGGCACAGGGCACCAGGGGCAGGACGTGCGGCCGGCGACGTGCGAGGCGGGGAGACACTGGGTCGTCGCGGTGGTGGATGGCACCATCACGAGCGTCGGCAGCTACTCTGTCTACCTGACCGGCGAGGACGGGACCCGCTACGACTACCTGCACATGTCCGATGTCCAAGTCTCGCCCGGCCAGGACGTCTCGCGGGGAGAGCGCATCGGGCGGGTGTCCAACGTCTTCGGGGGCACGCCGACGACGATTCACCTGCACTTCAACGTGCGGCAGTCCGTGAGCGGCGTCGGCGTGGTCTTCGTGCCGCCCTACACATCGCTCGTGGCCTCGTACGAGGCGCTGCTCAACAAGCCCCCCGAGGGCGCCCTGGAGACCGCCGGCTGCAGCGGTATCGCGGGGTGGGCCCGCGACCCGGACGCGGAGAGCGCGCCGGGCGACGCGCGGCTCTACTTCGACGTCCCCGCGACCGAGGCGGGCGCGGAGGGCTACAGCTTCCCCGCGGACCTGCGCCGCGACGACCTCTGCGAGCCGCTCGGCTCATGCACGCACGGCTTCGAGGCGCCGATGCCGCTCAGCCTGCTCGGGGGCGAGCACGCAGTCCATGCCTATGGGGTCGACGCGCTGAGCGGCGAGGAGGTGGAGCTCGAGGGGAGCCCGAGGGCGCTCGAGTGCCCGCTCGATCTGCCCTCCGGCGTGAGGCGGCCGCTCGGCGGCGACGGCGCGCTGGGCGCCTGGGGGTTCTCGCGGTTCTGGGACGTCGCCAGCGCGCCGGACGCGGCGCTCCAGGCGCTGCCGGAGGGCGACGCGTTCCCGTCGTCGCCGCTGCTCGTGCGCGGCGACGACGGCGCGGCCTCCCTCTGGCTGATCGACGGCGCCGAGCGGCGGGCCGTGCCGGACGACGAGGTGGCCGGCGCGTGGAACCTCGATCCGGACGGGGCCGTCGTGTGGCCGGCAGCGAGGCTCGCCGCGCTGCCGCTCGGGCCGGCGCTGCGGCCGCGCCCGTTCCTTGTGCAGGGCTCCGGGCCGCTCTACGTCATCGACGCGCCGCCGCTGCCGGGCGAAGCCGGCGGCGCGGGCGCCGGTGGGGCTGGCGAGGCCGGCTCCGGGGGCGCTCCGGCCGGCGGAGACGTGGAGGAGGGCGCGCCCGGCACGAACGTCGGCGTTCACGGGCAGCTGCGCTGCGAGTGCGGCGCAGCCGGCGCAGGCGCTGCGGGCTCTGCCGGAGCGGGCTGGCAGCTCGGGCTCTTCGCGGCGGCGCTCGGCGCGGCCCGCACGCGGCGGCGCTCGGCGCGACGCGCGAGCGCGCCGCGTGAGGGCAGGCCGGCTCAGCCTTCGTGGATCTTGATCCCGGGGATCGACCGGAGCGGGCTCGCGTCCTCGACCCGAGAGCCCTCGAGGTAG